The following proteins come from a genomic window of Helicobacter canadensis MIT 98-5491:
- a CDS encoding TIGR00282 family metallophosphoesterase, whose amino-acid sequence MRFGFIGDIIGKVGRGLVGDYLGEVRKKYALDCVIANGENASHGFGLSVSTFLELQGYGVDIFTSGNHIWDKKDIFPLLSQKDSVILRPHNYPKGVMGSGIYKGKIKEEKFAVLNLMGSFGMPQCDNAFVCAKKVVESLQEEGIKNIIIDFHAEATSEKRAMFMMLRGKIGAILGTHTHVGTDDLEIFEGTFGVSDVGMSGARKSVIGMEIQEPIEKFLTGVPNRLRIPEGKGIPSIFQMVVFELENGFCKEAFKLKALDNGEIKQTLMAF is encoded by the coding sequence ATGCGTTTTGGGTTTATTGGAGATATTATAGGAAAAGTTGGTCGGGGATTGGTTGGGGACTATTTAGGTGAAGTGCGAAAAAAATATGCACTAGATTGCGTGATAGCTAATGGGGAGAATGCTAGTCATGGATTTGGTTTGAGTGTTTCAACTTTTTTGGAGCTTCAAGGCTATGGAGTGGATATTTTTACAAGTGGGAATCACATTTGGGATAAAAAAGATATTTTTCCTCTTTTGTCTCAAAAAGATTCAGTGATTTTGCGTCCGCATAATTATCCAAAAGGTGTAATGGGGAGTGGAATTTATAAGGGTAAAATAAAAGAAGAAAAGTTTGCAGTGTTAAATCTTATGGGAAGTTTTGGGATGCCACAATGCGATAATGCTTTTGTGTGTGCAAAAAAAGTTGTAGAATCTTTGCAAGAAGAAGGAATTAAGAATATTATCATTGATTTTCACGCTGAAGCAACAAGTGAAAAGCGTGCAATGTTTATGATGTTAAGGGGTAAAATTGGTGCGATTCTTGGGACACACACGCATGTTGGAACCGATGATTTGGAGATTTTTGAGGGGACTTTTGGGGTAAGTGATGTGGGTATGAGTGGAGCAAGAAAAAGTGTGATTGGAATGGAAATACAAGAGCCTATTGAAAAGTTTTTAACAGGTGTGCCAAATCGTCTTAGGATTCCAGAAGGCAAGGGGATTCCTAGTATTTTTCAAATGGTTGTTTTTGAGTTAGAAAATGGTTTTTGCAAAGAAGCTTTTAAACTCAAAGCATTGGATAATGGTGAGATCAAACAGACTTTAATGGCTT